The DNA segment TTTTGGCGGAAAGGAGTAGCACACAAGGAAGTTACAGCAAAACATGCCACAAATAAGTTCAAGTTGGATCATTTCAACACAAATTGCAGTAATATTCCCTACCTTTCAAGCATAAAGGGTCTATAAACTGCTTAAGCTTTTAGAAGGATGGTTCTTTGATATCTAGATTACTAGGGAACTGATAAATCATGTCCCCACACAATGTTTCTTAACATCGGCTAGTATATATATCCCTTCACCCCAAGCACTAGACTCACCATCTGGTTCACAAGCTGTTCTTAAACTACTACTCTAAGAACAACAAACCTTTGCTTGCGTCACACTTCTATAATCGTTTACTCTTCCACAAGGTAATCTTGTTAGTGCGTTTATAATTCATGTCACTAAGCCACAACATCAGCTTATAGCAGCCACAATGCAACTACTTATgcaactgcaatttaaaaacaCAGTTGAATGatattgaaatttatattaaGAGTAGTAAACTAGCTAGACTTGTTATCTTGACAGAGTATGCTATCACTAGGACTACAGTTCCCTATCCAAACTACTTTTATGAATTTCTTTGCATGTCGATCTTCttataaaacttaaaagcaaaacatTAGCAACACATTTTctgatatattattttgatcatattttttattaattactaattaaaattgattaaaaatcacaaaatttcatgggtttcactttttatttaaggTGTTATACTcgtgattttgtaatttttaataaattttaaccaacaaTTGAGAATGTGTTAGAAGAATAGTGTTGCTAGTATTTCTCATTGGCATGTGATTTGTAGGACACATGCACAAGAAGATTTGTGGTATATCTCTTTGCTTGCTTTAACAAGAAATGATTTAAACCAACAACAAATGCATATATTTAACAGGAAAAATGAGCTGGTCTGGAGGAGATTGGATGTGTGGTGCTTGCCAGCACATAAATTTCAAGAAAAGGGATGCATGCCAAAGTTGTGCATACCCTAAATTTGGAGGCCCTGACCCAACAACTTACAGATACAACTCGACTGAAACCTTGGCAGGGGACTGGTATTGCACTGCCATGAACTGTGGAGCTCACAACTTTGCCAGCAGATCAAGCTGCTTTAGATGTGGTGCATTGAAAGATGGTTACTCTTGTAGATTTGGGGGAAACATGGATGGCTCTGGAGGATATGGTTCTGATTGCAATTACCCTCCAGGGTGGAAAACTGGTGACTGGATTTGCACTAGGTCAGTTCACATTATCAtcatatattgttttttttaaaccatGATACTGGTGTGAAGTATTTACTAATTTTTCCGATTATTGATCTCTGCCAGAGAATCTAGTTGTGAGATCTTTTCtttcaattacatttttttcatcaacAACTCAAATTAGAGATTTTGCCTAAGGGAATCGAATCCAACTTTTCCGAGACCAATAACTTGTTGGTTATCATCATGTACTTAGAGAACTGAAATAGTTTCCTTTCTATTGGTACAATTTTCTTAGCTCAATAACCCTGCATTCTGTTGCCAAGTCCTACTATCATAAAAGCCGAACAATATAGTTCAAAAGCATGCAACTAAGTTTACCCTCAAAATTAAGCTACATTTCTTCCATGTATTGAATTATTAGTACTCCTCCTTTTCTTCCCCCCAGATAGAGGGAGTTGTACTCAACCTTGCATATCACAATACATTGGTCACAAGAAAAGAGGAACAGTATTTTTGTTGGTAAAACACTGAAATGGGAGAGTAAGGACCATGTGTCCATACTCCACGAAAATAATTGAGAAAGAATAATACAAATGGTGGTCATTGGTCAACATAAAATTACTGTTTATTATATTACACAATATAAGAAATGTGAAATACATTAGATTCTTTTTCACTTATTTTCTGTGTATCAGAATTGGCTGTGGAGTGCATAACTATGCCAACAGGACAGAATGCTTCAAGTGCAAAACACCAAGAAATTTTGGtgagaataattaattaagcttAGCCTTCATCAAGTTTTTctgtaataattatttgaaaactttttacaTGTTGGTAGCAATAGCATATCCATGACACGTTTATTACCTCTATTTCAGGTGACGCAGACTAAGAGAGGCAATTTCAACCGCCACTAATGACTTTCTTCCTTCACATTTTTCTTCAGCAAACTTGTTTTCCTTAGTTAAGCTCTAGAGTAATCATGGACGAAGGTCCTTTGTTAGAATCACGGCCATGCTTTTGAAAGGGTTTCCTTTCCTTGTTTACTGCTAGATGTTTTGAAAAGAAAGTTATGAAATCCATATTATCAATttgtcattattttattatttatcaatttgGGCATTCCTTATCCCTTGGAGTGATGAGGAAGTCATGAGTTCAAATCTTTCCTTTAGCACAACATACTAAtcgttaatatttattaataaaagaaaacttcAACATTTCACTATAAAATAAGTTGATATAAGAATGgcaaatataatatgtataaataacttaaatataataaaattcataaatttattataaatcgaGTCATATAGATCAATTAATGACTAATTGGATTGACCTCTAATTCAGTGATTTAGTATCCCATTGAGTTAATAATCAGTCTGAGTCTTATATTCATTGTTTGCTTCCGCGACTGCTCATGAATGCTTGCCTGTGAATGTCACAAACGAAGGCAGAGAATGTGAGAGATAGAAGGAAAGGTTTGAGGTGAGGAGGAGAGAGAATGCGTGCTGGTGGGAAACAGTTATGTTACTGAACACACAACACAAGTCGGAGTGGTCTAAAGAATTACATGTCtcctaacactttttttttttgtaattatttaaaagttaatataatttatgtctTTTAacgtaattatataaaaatattttatattatcggTTGTTTAAGTTGTATAGTCGTTTTTCTTAtatagaatataaaataaattaatctttttcctaacttaaattatatttatatgtttaatttttagaaattcGTTACCTAATATTTTTATAGGCCGAAATGCGGTaacaattcaatttattttattcttctataattatttatgaaaaagtttAACTAAAAGAGTACCTTACTCTTGGATCAGAGGAGAATACAGACCCATGTAGTGGATTGCCATAAGCAATACGTCCAACAACGATACTCAAATTTACATGCGAAATCAAAACGAGTACAAAAACAAGTGGCAGTTTACTTCAAAAGCACGAAAAACACTAAGCATGAAAATAACTAAATGGATGATAACCTGATTCACTATTGAAAAGTAGAGAGCTCTCTAAgtcaaatatgaaataaattctttcactgttttttttttttttttgtggagaATGAGTACATTCACGATTCCTTGTTATAATCCAAAATTAGCGGGGGGGGGGAACACCTTCACTATCATTATATGGCTTTAGTTTATTGACTTAATAATTGCAATTTCAAGTTAATGTTGTGAGCCAGATGGCACGCATgcgttctttctttttaatttaactgTTTCCTGTTACTTGGCTTTCAAAATATTCTGAGGTCGTGCATGTTATGCTTTGAAGATGTTAAGCAAGGACAACCCCACTTTTAGTGAACTAGTTCCCCCGCATAGTGAAGGGATCCGAAGTGCAGGACCATCATTTATGTCCATATGTCGGATGCTCTTATTTTACTCTTATTATTTTCCAGTATTTCGTTTCTGGCTATCCATATCAAGGAGATGCTAAATTTTAGAAGAATAGATAttgatattattagtaattatactGGATGGTTATTTGGCTGATGAAATAGTCGGATACCCCCtccttgattaaaaaataatcatataagtAGAGATGTCAAATTTTCGACTAGTGGAATAGTTGAGTGTCCTTCACAACCCACTAAAAGACAATCTCAGACATCTAGCCACCAGAGTGTCTGAATACTTCCTAGAACATAAATGTCAGATGGCAAGACAAATATAGACCTTGACCTTTTGGTTGGTCGGATGCCCGGATATGCATTTGGCCACCCGAATAATCAAATACTCAATAAAGAGTAAACTCGACATGGATAAATCATGGTAAAGATTATATGAATGATTAAACATCATTATAATGATTAAAGACAAAATACCTAAAGAGGTAATCATGCACTAAGGCCCACATAAGCCTAAGGATCTAGCCTACGTTTGGATTGTTAGATCCTATCAGATTAGTGACTCTCATAAAGAGACACTTTGATTCTTGCACACCCAAACGACTCTTTTAGTCATAAATAAACATGAAGATCAAACTTCATTTATATCCATTCATGTCATCAAATCAACATACAAATCTCAAAATCACATCTCAACATCAACCACCAACGCAATACACAATAACCATTCTAATAGATCACAagacataaaaaattaagaacaatGTCAGCTTCCCTTACCTAATAAGCCGAAAAAACAAACTTTgagaggaagaaatgaaaaaggagAAGGTTTTGGATCCAAGATCAGATATTTCCCATGACCACACAGTCATCACGTAGAAGGTCACCACCCAGAACCTATCAAcaaatataaacattaaaacccaaaaaaatGAGCCCTTTCATGAACCCCCATGGGTGCTctatgaaggaaaacaaaaaagaaacttcAAATGGATAGAGAAGAGGATTCCTACCTTTGTACACAAACCTAAACAACAAAAAGGAGTAAGAAAGGTGTTCTCTGGAATAAGGTAAATCAAGGATCCAAGCTTCCAAAAAAAAGAGCCATCttggggaagaagaaagaagcaaGAATGTATGTTTATGAGGTTGGTTCAGATTATGCAAGGGTTTTTGGAAGGTTTATGAATTTTCTTGCTCCCTCTTTTTGCATCCCACAACTCTCCGAGCTCACTCACCTCATACTCATCACTCAAGCCCTACTTACCTAGGCCCGAACAATCTAAAAACCAACTAAGCACACATAAAACATGGCTTAAGCATAAACATTGGTATAAACACCATAAACCATCacctcataattaattaattacaaacacttaagttaaatttaattactcttacaatttaattaaaaccacttaattagaaattataaagatCACAATGTTacactaaaagcctttttatCCTTGGCATCCTTCAAGGCATCAGGGTGCATATTGTAACGCCCTGAAATTTCGCTAACTGTAAATCGATGTTTAAATgtatttcttgtgttatttgattatgtgattgacttggatgagttgaggtattgcgtgaattagccatgtgtgatttgcttgatgtggatgttgagttatgtggagttttattgacttaagtcaaaattataagatttcaagttttacctaaacctatttcgataaaaccatgatctcatattcgttaaccattggatcaccTACAAATTTGGACTGTAGGTTCATAATCCAAGTTTTCACGTTTTGACCATTAGGAtttgaaaaattacaatatttgGCATCTCACATAGCGTGAGAAGCACACTAAGTGTAATTCCAAACTTAGAAGGAATTGTGCTCAACACGAAATGTCGTGCTCAGTGCAATAGGAATTGCGCTCAGAGAGGGGTAGAAGAGTGATCCTTTTCTTCTAAGGACTCAATTAGAAGCTATAAAGTTAGGGAGAGATAGTAGTTTCAATGTGGGATTGGATGGAGTCTTGAGACTTCAAGATAGGATTTGTGTTCCCAATGTGCCCAGACTTAGGAAGATGTCTTAGAGGAAGCACATAGGAACAACCTGAGCATCCACCCtggtgctaccaagatgtatcaAGATCTGAAGATAATATTTTGGTGGCCCAACTTGAAGAGAGAGGTTAATAAGTTTGTGTGGGCATGTTTAGTCTGTTAGAAGGCTAAGATAGAAGATCAGAGACCTTCAGGTAAGTTACAACCCTTGGAGATACCCTAGTGGAAGTGGGACAGTATTTCCATGGATTATGTTGTAGGACTACCTAGGAACCTAGAGGTTTAGATTCTATCTGGGTTATTTTGACATACTGACCAAGTTTGCTCACTTTATTCCCATTAATATCAAATTTTCCTTAGAGAAGTTGACCTCCCTGTATATTAGTGAGATTGTCAGAttacatggtgtgccatctagcatagtgtttgatagagatcctaggtttacctctagattttgggagagtCTGAACAAAGCATTGGGAACTAAGCTTAAACTAAGTTCAACCTATCACCCTCAGAATGACGGTTAGACTGAACGGACCATTAAGTTGTTGAAGGACCTTTTGAGGGCGTGTGTTTTAGAACAAAAGTGGAGTTGGGAAAGTTTTTTGTCGTTGATAGAGTCCACTTATAACATTAGTTTTCACTCTACCATTGGCATGGCTTTCTACGAAGCTCTATCTggtagaaggtgtaggacaccccTATGCTGGCTAGAGCCTAGAGAAAATATCACCTTAGGACCCGAAATGGTACAACAAATCACTAAGAAGGTCAATTTGATCCAAGAAAGGATGAGGGCTGCTCAGAGTAGGTAGAAAAGCTATCAGGACAAGAGGAGGAAAGACTTGGAGTTCGAGGTtagtgatcatgtattcttgagagtcactTTGTGGACTGGAGTTGGTCGAGCATTGAAATCCCAATAACTCATACCTCATTTTATCTGTCCTTTCCAAATTCTAAAAAAAGTCGGTACTGTGGGCATACCAAATTGCATTACCCCTGTCTCTTTCTAACCTTCACATtgtctttcatgtgtctcaactcCGTGAGTATATCCATGATCCATCTCGTGTGATCAAATTGGATGACGTACAAGTGAAGAAGAACTTGACATATGGAACATTGCCTTTGAGGATCAAAGATAGGCGAACAAAGCACCTAAGAGGGAAGGAGATTCCATTGGTCAAGGTGATCGGAGGAAGTGCATCAAGAGAAAACACCACGTTGGAACTAGAGAGTCAGATGTGAGAAGCTTATTCAACCTTGTTTGAGTCAAGTAAATTTCGGGGACGGAATTTCTAAAAGGGTGGAAGAGTTGTAACGCCCTGAAATTTTGTTAACTTTAAATCGATGTTTAAATGTATTTCTCGGGCtatttgattatatgattgacttgtatgagttgaggtattgtgtgaattagccatgtgtgattttcttgatgtggatgtttaGTTATGTGGAATTTTATTGACTTAAGtcaaaattatgagatttcaagttttacctAAACTTGTTCAGGTAAAACCACGATCTCGGATTCTCTAACCATTGGATCACCTTCAAATTTTGATTGTAGGTCCACCACCCAGGTTTTCACGTTTTGACTGTTGGGATTTCAAAAATGATAACTTTTGACATCTCTCTTAGCGCAAGAAGTGCattaagcgcaattccaacctgAGAGGGAATTGCGCTTGGCGCAAAAATGTCGCGTTCAACGCTATAGAAATTGATCACACTAAGCATAATAGAAATTGTGCTCAGCATAAAAAGTCACGCTTAGCACCAAAAGTGGATTCTCGCATAATGAGacaagctcgctaagcgagatctgtagattataaatatgttcttcaaTGTGAAAAATACGATTTTCATGCCTCTGTCTCACAAAACTTTGCCAAACCACCCTAGaaactcctcctccaccacccatGACCACCGGTGGCCACCATGAGCCACCATTTCTTGTCATCGGACCACCACACGGAGAGGAACGTCTTAATCAAAGCAGAATCCTctgaatccacctcaaggatttgGTAGAGAAACAAGCTCTCAATATTTCTTTCATagtttctctgaggtaatcttgtCTTCTATACATTTCTCTTAGGGTGTGTTAGGATGAgacaatttaaaattctaaagaattttaaattctaagaatttcaaatgcttcaatttaaattcctttatttttaaaattttgtgtttggatacaaCCTCTCTCTTCAACAAAAATTGAAGATGAGGACAGAGAAAACAGCCACGAGCCAAGAGAGGGAGCTATTGACATCGCCACCATGCGCTGCCCTAGGGGATGTCCACCAGGCTCCAGAAACAAGCCGAAACCGCCGATACTCGTCACCCGAGACAGCCCTAACGCGCTATGGAACCACGTCATGGAGATTGCCATCGGAGCCGACATTGTCGACTGCGTGGCGTAGTTCGCTTGGAGGTGCCAACGCGGGGTTTCCATTCTCAGCGGTAGCAGAACCATCGTCAACGCCAATCACCGACAACCCACGTCACTCGATGTCGTCATGGCGCTCCACGGCCACTTCGACATCCTCTCCCTCACCGGCTCCTTTCTCGCTGGGCCGCCCCCTCCCGATGGCACCGGGCTCACCATCTACCTCGCCGGAGGCTAGGGGCAGATCATCAGTGGCGAAGTGGTGGGCCCACTCGTGGTGGCGGGCCCCATATTGGTAATGGCGACTACATTTTAGAGGATGCTGATCAGGAACAACACAACGACGACgacggaggaggaggaggagattgGGAGGGTGGTTAGGGTTTTGAGGCAGAGGTTTGCAAAAATTCCAAATTCACTCTCTTGgagatagaatttgaaattctattcTTTCAACTGACTAAAATCCttcttaaaattctaaaattttgaattccttttactaaaatatccaaacagttacttttaataaaaaagaatttaattccctataaaaaatacattacctAGTTAAATTACTCAATCCAAACATACTCTTAGTTAGTTTAAGCTTCTCTTAGTATCTTTTGTAttttgggtactgtaataggatatttttacactttgaaaaatccttgaaaatgagacgttgtaaaagttttcattttataaaattgattttattttcatgacctttgctgaaccccggtcacattggcatgatcaaaatttcaaaatgacgccTCGTTGTAGTAGAACCCAAAACACCCTTTAgcccttttttattttgatagggGCATTTGACTCCAAATGTtattattaaccttgtttttgaaatctatactaattttccttcaatttggtatatagaactaTGTGTTTGGATCAAAGAACGTGAAGGAGAGAGGTCTCTGAGCGACGCAAAGAGGAGTTGACAGAGAGCTCACGATAAGTGAAGGGAGTTTATTTTGGTTTACCgctttgataccatagttgagGTCAGGGAACCCAACTTTGGGGATGTATGGTTGTCCTtgttgcatgttggtttttaagaaaaattgtgtttttaactaatgggatgtgatatatttgttattgatgaatgaaattgtGAATCATGTTGTTGTTGTAGCAATTGAAAGTTTTGGAAAAAGTCTTAATTATAGAGGAGACT comes from the Glycine soja cultivar W05 chromosome 6, ASM419377v2, whole genome shotgun sequence genome and includes:
- the LOC114414088 gene encoding uncharacterized RNA-binding protein C17H9.04c-like, giving the protein MSWSGGDWMCGACQHINFKKRDACQSCAYPKFGGPDPTTYRYNSTETLAGDWYCTAMNCGAHNFASRSSCFRCGALKDGYSCRFGGNMDGSGGYGSDCNYPPGWKTGDWICTRIGCGVHNYANRTECFKCKTPRNFGDAD